Proteins encoded together in one Chitinophaga sp. LS1 window:
- a CDS encoding aminodeoxychorismate/anthranilate synthase component II, with product MNILVFDNYDSFTYNLVHLVEKIINAKVSVFRNDEIPLVKVKDYDKIILSPGPGIPEEAGMLLPLIKEYAATKSIFGVCLGQQAIGEAFGASLINLKDVYHGVATPVNIISREGRLFNGLPDQLEVGRYHSWVVDEKTLPSSLTVTAKDDNGYIMALQHQQYDVSGVQFHPESVLTPEGEKIIRNWLNA from the coding sequence ATGAACATTCTTGTGTTTGATAACTACGACTCTTTTACATATAACCTGGTACACCTGGTGGAAAAGATCATCAACGCCAAAGTCAGTGTATTCCGTAATGATGAAATTCCATTGGTGAAAGTAAAAGACTATGATAAGATCATTCTCTCTCCCGGTCCTGGTATTCCGGAAGAAGCAGGTATGCTGCTGCCCCTGATCAAAGAATATGCAGCTACCAAATCCATATTCGGCGTATGCCTTGGCCAGCAGGCCATTGGCGAAGCTTTTGGCGCCAGTCTGATCAACCTGAAAGATGTATACCACGGCGTAGCCACTCCTGTAAACATCATCAGCAGGGAAGGCAGATTATTCAACGGCCTCCCCGACCAACTCGAAGTTGGCAGATACCACTCCTGGGTAGTAGATGAAAAAACATTGCCATCCAGCCTTACCGTTACTGCAAAGGACGACAACGGCTATATTATGGCACTGCAACATCAGCAATATGATGTGAGCGGCGTACAGTTTCACCCTGAAAGTGTGCTCACACCAGAAGGGGAAAAGATCATCCGTAACTGGTTAAATGCATAA
- the trpD gene encoding anthranilate phosphoribosyltransferase — MKKILNFLFEHKTFTRSAAKEILIGISKGMYNESELAAFMTVYLMRSITVEELLGFRDALLELCIPVNLNGYNVLDIVGTGGDGKNSFNISTLSCFIVAGAGGKVAKHGNVGVSTISGASNLMETAGYKFKNDDAKLRTELEESGVCFLHAPLFHPALKNVAGVRRQLGVRTFFNVLGPLVNPAFAQHQLIGVYSLELARVYNYLFQQTDKQYAIVHSLDGYDEISLTSDTRVITNKGERDWTPEQLGKRKVFPEDIYGGNSIEEAAKIFMKILKGEGTWAQNAVVMANAAMGLHTLGKYPTYEECFLAAVESLESGAAHNSFKKLISLQS, encoded by the coding sequence ATGAAAAAGATACTGAATTTCCTTTTTGAACATAAAACATTCACCCGCAGCGCAGCCAAGGAGATACTGATCGGTATTTCCAAGGGGATGTACAATGAAAGCGAACTTGCTGCTTTCATGACCGTATACCTCATGCGCAGCATCACTGTAGAGGAACTGCTCGGCTTCCGCGATGCCCTGCTGGAACTCTGCATCCCTGTCAACCTGAATGGCTACAATGTACTGGACATCGTAGGTACAGGTGGCGATGGTAAAAACTCTTTCAACATCAGTACCCTCTCCTGCTTTATCGTAGCAGGTGCAGGTGGTAAAGTGGCCAAGCATGGTAACGTAGGTGTATCTACGATCAGTGGTGCCTCTAACCTGATGGAGACTGCTGGTTATAAATTTAAGAACGACGATGCGAAGCTGCGTACGGAGCTGGAAGAATCCGGTGTTTGTTTTCTCCATGCACCGCTGTTCCACCCTGCACTGAAAAATGTAGCAGGGGTACGTCGCCAGCTGGGTGTGCGCACCTTCTTCAACGTACTCGGTCCATTGGTGAATCCTGCTTTTGCACAGCACCAGTTGATTGGAGTATATAGCCTGGAACTGGCCCGTGTGTATAACTACCTGTTTCAGCAGACGGACAAGCAATATGCCATCGTGCATAGCCTGGACGGATATGATGAAATCTCGCTGACCTCGGATACCCGTGTCATCACCAACAAAGGTGAGCGTGACTGGACCCCTGAGCAGCTGGGTAAGCGCAAGGTTTTCCCGGAAGATATCTACGGAGGCAACTCTATTGAAGAAGCCGCCAAAATCTTTATGAAAATTTTAAAGGGCGAAGGTACCTGGGCACAGAATGCAGTAGTCATGGCGAATGCCGCTATGGGCCTGCATACGCTGGGCAAGTACCCGACGTATGAAGAATGTTTCCTGGCAGCTGTAGAGTCGCTGGAATCCGGTGCCGCACACAATTCTTTTAAGAAGTTGATAAGTTTGCAGTCATGA
- the trpC gene encoding indole-3-glycerol phosphate synthase TrpC, which produces MKNILTEIVAHKHVEVAARKLQRPVAELEQSSTFKREPLSLSSFLLNPEKTGIIAEFKRKSPSKGLINGTATVHDVTMAYTRYGASGLSVLTDEQFFGGSSDDLVQARAANNIPVLRKDFVIDEYQILEAKAIGADVILLIAECLTKEEVAKLAAFAHNLGLEVLLEVHSGDQLDKVTDHIQNVGVNNRDLTTFRVDFNRSCELASQIPAGKCKVAESGISNTDNIVTLKKAGFNGFLIGEHFMKTENPARAFENFVTELSGKLKG; this is translated from the coding sequence ATGAAAAATATCCTTACTGAAATAGTCGCACATAAACACGTGGAAGTGGCCGCTCGTAAACTGCAACGCCCGGTAGCCGAGCTTGAACAGTCATCCACTTTCAAACGTGAGCCTTTGTCATTGTCCAGCTTTCTGCTGAACCCTGAGAAAACAGGTATCATCGCAGAATTCAAAAGGAAATCTCCTTCAAAGGGGCTGATCAATGGCACCGCCACTGTACATGATGTGACCATGGCCTATACCCGCTATGGGGCTTCCGGCCTGTCAGTATTGACAGATGAGCAGTTCTTTGGTGGTAGCTCAGACGATCTGGTACAGGCGCGTGCAGCGAATAATATTCCTGTGCTGAGAAAGGATTTTGTGATCGATGAATACCAGATCCTGGAAGCAAAAGCGATCGGTGCAGATGTCATTTTGCTGATAGCAGAATGTCTGACTAAAGAAGAAGTAGCAAAATTAGCAGCCTTTGCACACAATTTAGGACTGGAAGTACTGCTGGAAGTACACAGTGGTGATCAGCTGGACAAGGTGACAGATCATATTCAGAACGTAGGCGTGAACAACCGTGACCTCACTACTTTCAGGGTAGATTTCAACCGCAGTTGCGAACTGGCGTCACAGATCCCTGCCGGCAAATGTAAGGTAGCGGAGAGCGGTATCAGCAACACGGATAATATTGTGACGCTGAAGAAAGCCGGTTTTAACGGTTTCCTCATCGGCGAACACTTCATGAAGACAGAAAATCCTGCAAGGGCATTTGAAAACTTTGTAACGGAGCTGTCCGGTAAACTGAAAGGATAA
- a CDS encoding phosphoribosylanthranilate isomerase — translation MMQLKVCGITRKEDLDKLVELGVHYAGFIFYEKSPRFVGNKLDARTVRETKGILKVGVFVNAPLEQVKQLIGSYGLHLVQLHGDEDPAYCAALQALVPVIRAFRIGEDVNWDILAAYVPVTNYFLFDTAAGKAYGGTGKLFNWELLHTYPFDHPFFLSGGIGPEQLEDLLAFEHPALFAADVNSKFETAPGVKDMVSVQQFSTKIL, via the coding sequence ATGATGCAACTGAAAGTATGCGGTATCACCAGGAAAGAGGACCTGGACAAACTGGTCGAACTGGGTGTACACTATGCCGGCTTTATCTTTTATGAGAAATCGCCCCGCTTTGTAGGGAATAAACTGGATGCCCGCACCGTGCGGGAAACGAAGGGGATCCTGAAGGTAGGTGTGTTTGTAAATGCACCATTGGAGCAGGTAAAACAGCTCATCGGCAGTTATGGACTGCACCTGGTACAATTGCATGGCGACGAAGATCCTGCATACTGTGCAGCATTGCAGGCATTGGTTCCTGTGATCAGGGCTTTCAGGATTGGTGAGGATGTGAACTGGGATATACTGGCAGCGTATGTACCTGTGACCAACTACTTCCTGTTCGACACCGCTGCCGGTAAGGCGTACGGTGGGACAGGTAAGTTATTTAACTGGGAGTTGCTGCATACCTATCCGTTCGATCATCCGTTCTTTCTCAGTGGCGGCATTGGCCCTGAGCAGCTGGAAGACCTGCTGGCATTTGAACACCCTGCATTGTTTGCAGCTGATGTGAACAGTAAATTTGAGACTGCACCGGGAGTGAAAGATATGGTGAGCGTGCAGCAGTTCTCCACAAAGATTTTATAA
- the trpB gene encoding tryptophan synthase subunit beta, which yields MKIADNTLGLPYHVDEKGFYGRFGGAYVPEMLFPNVDELQKRYLEVLREPSFQQEFEQLLRDYVGRPSPLYFAKRLSEKYGAQIYLKREDLNHTGAHKVNNTIGQILLAKRLGKTRIIAETGAGQHGVATATVCALMNMECVIYMGSIDIQRQAPNVARMKMLGATVVAATSGSQTLKDACNEAIRDWINNPVTTHYILGTAAGPHPYPDMVTRFQSVISEEIRKQLEEKTGNPNPNYVVACIGGGSNAAGTYYHFLNEPGVKIIAVEAAGKGVHSGHSAATTQLGKLGIIHAAKTLLMQTDDGQITEPYSISAGLDYPGIGPLHAHLYETGRGTFLAATDDEALQAAYELTRLEGIIPALESSHALAKLGEIPFKPSDVVVVCLSGRGDKDMETYIRNLPNK from the coding sequence ATGAAGATCGCTGACAATACGCTGGGATTACCCTATCATGTAGATGAAAAAGGCTTCTACGGCCGCTTTGGCGGTGCCTATGTGCCAGAGATGCTCTTCCCCAACGTGGATGAGTTACAGAAAAGGTACCTGGAAGTTCTGCGTGAACCGAGCTTCCAGCAGGAGTTTGAACAATTGCTGCGGGATTATGTAGGCCGTCCTTCTCCTTTATATTTTGCAAAGCGCCTCTCTGAAAAATATGGTGCACAGATCTACCTGAAAAGGGAAGACCTGAATCATACAGGTGCACATAAGGTAAACAATACAATTGGTCAGATACTGCTGGCAAAGCGACTGGGCAAAACCCGCATCATCGCTGAAACCGGTGCAGGTCAGCATGGGGTAGCGACAGCTACAGTGTGTGCCCTGATGAATATGGAATGTGTGATCTACATGGGTAGCATCGACATCCAGCGCCAGGCGCCGAACGTGGCACGTATGAAAATGCTGGGTGCTACAGTAGTAGCTGCAACCAGTGGTAGTCAAACGCTGAAAGATGCGTGTAACGAAGCTATCCGTGACTGGATCAATAACCCTGTCACTACCCATTACATACTGGGTACAGCAGCAGGTCCTCATCCATATCCTGATATGGTGACCCGTTTTCAATCCGTGATCAGTGAAGAGATCCGCAAACAGCTGGAAGAAAAAACCGGTAATCCGAATCCAAATTATGTAGTGGCCTGTATAGGTGGTGGTAGCAATGCTGCCGGTACTTATTACCACTTCCTGAACGAACCGGGTGTGAAGATCATTGCTGTGGAAGCTGCGGGCAAAGGAGTTCATTCCGGACACTCTGCAGCTACTACGCAACTGGGTAAACTGGGTATCATCCATGCTGCGAAAACACTGCTGATGCAGACAGACGACGGACAGATCACTGAACCATATTCCATTTCCGCAGGTCTGGACTATCCTGGTATCGGTCCATTGCATGCACATTTGTATGAGACCGGCCGTGGTACTTTCCTGGCGGCAACAGATGATGAAGCCCTGCAGGCAGCTTACGAGCTGACCAGACTGGAAGGTATTATCCCTGCACTGGAATCCAGTCACGCACTGGCGAAACTGGGTGAAATTCCTTTCAAACCATCAGACGTTGTAGTCGTATGTCTGAGTGGTCGTGGTGACAAGGATATGGAAACATACATTCGTAATCTGCCCAATAAATAA
- the trpA gene encoding tryptophan synthase subunit alpha has translation MSNRIDQLFAGKKNGILNIYCTAGFPELNDTLPVMTALQQHGADLIELGMPFSDPLADGPVIQESSSRAIKNGMGLRVLLEQLKDFRKSIHVPVVLMGYLNPVLLYGIEAFCQKCAEVGVDGLILPDLPMDEYENEYKAVFEHYGLHLIFLVTPETSEARIRKIDSLSKGFIYAVSSSSTTGTDKNMGHQQAYFERLEKLQLKNPVLIGFGVKDKATFAAACAHSNGAIIGTAFIRAIENATNIDTAVKDFISSVK, from the coding sequence ATGAGCAATCGTATAGATCAGTTATTTGCCGGTAAAAAAAATGGCATTCTCAATATATACTGCACAGCGGGTTTCCCGGAGTTGAATGATACACTGCCAGTGATGACGGCGCTGCAACAGCATGGTGCAGACCTGATAGAACTGGGCATGCCTTTCTCCGATCCACTGGCCGATGGTCCGGTGATACAGGAGAGCAGCAGCCGCGCTATTAAAAATGGGATGGGCCTCCGTGTATTGTTGGAGCAATTGAAAGACTTCAGGAAAAGCATTCATGTACCTGTGGTCCTCATGGGGTACCTGAACCCGGTATTGCTATACGGCATTGAAGCTTTCTGCCAGAAATGTGCGGAAGTAGGGGTAGATGGTCTGATCCTGCCTGACCTGCCAATGGACGAGTACGAAAATGAATATAAAGCGGTCTTTGAACACTACGGTTTGCACCTGATCTTCCTGGTGACACCAGAGACGAGCGAAGCACGCATCCGTAAGATCGACAGCCTGAGCAAAGGATTTATTTACGCTGTATCTTCTTCTTCTACCACTGGTACAGACAAGAATATGGGCCACCAGCAGGCATATTTTGAAAGACTTGAAAAGTTGCAGTTAAAGAACCCTGTATTGATCGGGTTTGGTGTCAAAGATAAAGCTACCTTTGCGGCGGCCTGTGCACACAGCAATGGTGCAATTATAGGTACTGCCTTTATCCGCGCTATAGAAAATGCGACCAACATCGACACTGCTGTCAAAGACTTTATCAGCAGCGTAAAATAG
- the hisH gene encoding imidazole glycerol phosphate synthase subunit HisH — MKTVIIKYNAGNIRSVLFALDRIGVEGVVTDNPEEIRAADRVIFPGVGEASTAMNYLKERKLDLLIKDLKQPTLGICLGMQLMCKHSEENNTPCLGIFDVEVKKFQSPVDNLLKIPQIGWNNITGLYSSIFEHVGENSYMYFVHSYYAALCADTVATTNYVINYSSALQKDNFYAVQFHPEKSADGGQQILENFLKIQ; from the coding sequence ATGAAAACGGTAATCATCAAGTACAACGCCGGTAATATCCGCTCTGTATTATTTGCACTGGACCGCATTGGCGTGGAAGGTGTGGTAACAGATAACCCGGAGGAAATCCGTGCTGCAGACAGGGTGATCTTTCCAGGAGTAGGAGAGGCGAGCACCGCCATGAACTACCTGAAAGAAAGAAAGCTCGACCTCCTCATCAAGGACCTGAAGCAGCCTACACTGGGCATTTGCCTGGGTATGCAGCTGATGTGTAAACACTCAGAAGAAAATAATACACCCTGCCTCGGCATTTTCGATGTGGAAGTAAAGAAATTCCAGTCACCGGTAGATAACCTGCTGAAGATCCCTCAGATCGGCTGGAACAATATTACAGGATTGTACAGCTCTATATTTGAGCATGTGGGTGAAAACAGTTACATGTATTTTGTACACAGCTACTATGCGGCCTTGTGCGCGGATACCGTAGCGACTACAAACTATGTGATCAACTACAGCAGTGCCCTGCAGAAAGATAATTTCTATGCGGTACAGTTCCACCCGGAAAAGTCAGCAGATGGAGGACAGCAAATTCTGGAAAACTTCCTGAAGATCCAATAA
- the hisA gene encoding 1-(5-phosphoribosyl)-5-[(5-phosphoribosylamino)methylideneamino]imidazole-4-carboxamide isomerase produces the protein MQVRRINTVDTLTLRRDVLYPDQSLDAVKVEGDDDGLHFGLFEQSTLVGVISLFLERASARFRKLAISPACQGKGYGSILLAHVEDFCRRERIPSLWCDARNSAFGFYEKRGYVYDSAPFKKGNNTFRKMKIELGQASAQKFSVIPAIDIIDGKCVRLTQGDYAQKKVYNEHPLEVAKEFESIGVTRLHLVDLDGAKKGSVVNWKVLEAIAGHTSLVVDFGGGIKTEDDLRIVYENGAALATIGSIAVKEPELFFSWVKAYGADKIFLGADVKEEKIAVGGWLETTDLTIYDFLESNIKEGVHHIFCTDIAKDGLLQGPSIPLYKKILERFPNIDFVASGGVSNMDDIYALQEAGCNGVIVGKAIYEGKISMEELKQLMK, from the coding sequence ATGCAGGTAAGAAGAATCAATACAGTCGATACACTCACCCTGCGCAGGGATGTGTTGTATCCTGATCAGTCGCTGGATGCCGTGAAGGTAGAAGGTGATGATGATGGCCTGCACTTTGGATTGTTTGAACAATCTACACTAGTCGGTGTCATTTCTTTGTTCCTGGAGCGGGCAAGTGCCCGTTTCCGAAAGCTGGCTATTTCTCCGGCTTGTCAGGGAAAAGGTTATGGCAGCATATTGTTAGCTCATGTGGAAGACTTTTGTCGCCGGGAACGCATTCCTTCACTGTGGTGCGATGCCCGCAATTCGGCATTTGGCTTCTATGAAAAGAGAGGCTATGTATACGACAGTGCGCCTTTTAAAAAAGGGAATAATACATTTCGCAAAATGAAAATTGAACTTGGTCAGGCATCCGCACAAAAATTCAGCGTGATTCCGGCAATCGATATTATAGATGGTAAATGTGTACGCCTCACACAGGGAGATTATGCACAGAAGAAAGTGTATAATGAACATCCGCTGGAAGTGGCGAAAGAGTTTGAAAGCATTGGCGTGACCCGCCTGCACCTGGTAGACCTGGATGGGGCTAAGAAGGGGAGTGTGGTCAACTGGAAAGTGCTGGAAGCGATCGCTGGCCATACCAGCCTGGTAGTAGACTTTGGGGGAGGTATCAAGACAGAAGACGACCTCCGCATTGTGTATGAAAACGGTGCAGCACTGGCTACTATCGGTTCTATCGCTGTAAAGGAACCTGAGCTGTTTTTTAGCTGGGTGAAAGCGTATGGTGCAGACAAGATTTTCCTGGGTGCAGATGTAAAGGAAGAAAAGATTGCCGTAGGCGGTTGGCTGGAAACGACTGACCTGACTATTTACGATTTCCTGGAATCTAATATCAAAGAAGGTGTGCATCACATCTTCTGTACAGATATCGCGAAAGACGGTTTGCTGCAGGGGCCTTCCATCCCACTGTACAAAAAGATCCTGGAGCGTTTTCCCAACATTGACTTTGTAGCCAGCGGTGGTGTGAGCAATATGGATGATATCTATGCACTGCAGGAAGCAGGTTGCAATGGTGTGATCGTAGGGAAAGCGATCTATGAAGGAAAGATCTCAATGGAAGAGTTGAAACAATTAATGAAGTAA
- the hisF gene encoding imidazole glycerol phosphate synthase subunit HisF has product MLTKRIIPCLDIKDGRTVKGVNFENIRDAGDPIELGALYAQQGADELVFLDITATNERRKTLSELVRSIARHVNIPFTVGGGISSVEDVSVLLQNGADKISVNTSAFRRPELVDELAREFGSQCVVLAIDTRFEDGDWYVYLNGGRVKTDVKCYDWAKEAVSRGAGEILLTSMNNDGTKQGFALDITGKLSQNLNVPIIASGGAGTMEHFTDVFEIAQADAALAASIFHYKEIEIPALKTYLYQKGVNIRF; this is encoded by the coding sequence ATGTTGACAAAACGTATCATACCTTGTCTGGACATCAAAGATGGCCGCACAGTAAAAGGGGTGAACTTTGAAAATATCCGCGATGCGGGGGATCCGATTGAATTGGGTGCCCTGTATGCGCAACAGGGAGCGGATGAACTGGTATTCCTGGACATCACAGCTACCAACGAGCGTCGTAAGACCCTCTCTGAACTTGTGAGAAGTATTGCCAGGCATGTGAACATACCGTTTACAGTAGGAGGGGGCATCTCATCTGTAGAAGACGTAAGTGTATTGCTGCAGAATGGTGCTGACAAGATCTCCGTAAATACGTCTGCTTTCAGGCGTCCTGAGCTGGTCGATGAACTGGCAAGGGAATTTGGCAGTCAGTGTGTGGTACTGGCGATCGATACCCGTTTTGAAGACGGGGATTGGTATGTATACCTGAATGGCGGCCGTGTGAAAACGGATGTAAAATGCTATGACTGGGCTAAGGAAGCGGTGTCAAGAGGAGCGGGCGAGATTCTGCTCACTTCTATGAACAACGATGGTACCAAGCAGGGTTTTGCATTGGACATCACCGGCAAGCTTTCTCAGAACCTGAATGTACCGATCATTGCCTCCGGTGGCGCAGGTACCATGGAGCACTTTACGGATGTGTTCGAAATTGCCCAGGCCGATGCAGCATTGGCGGCAAGTATTTTTCACTATAAGGAAATCGAGATCCCGGCCCTGAAGACATATCTTTATCAAAAAGGTGTGAACATCAGGTTCTAA
- the hisIE gene encoding bifunctional phosphoribosyl-AMP cyclohydrolase/phosphoribosyl-ATP diphosphatase HisIE: MYNYKQIDFQKSADGLVPAIIQDAATHKVLMLGYMNQESLDKTLQEGKVTFFSRSKQRLWTKGEESGNFLTLVDLRVDCDNDTLLIKVNPAGVVCHTGADTCWDEKNISNDFLSKLETVINDRKNNPSDSSYTSKLFARGINKIAQKVGEEAVEVVIEAKDDSEELFLNESADLLFHYLVLLSAKGYQLSDVLGILQQRHK, translated from the coding sequence ATGTATAATTACAAGCAGATAGATTTTCAAAAATCAGCAGACGGACTGGTACCTGCCATCATACAGGATGCCGCTACTCACAAAGTTCTGATGCTGGGTTATATGAACCAGGAATCCCTGGACAAAACCCTGCAGGAAGGGAAAGTCACCTTCTTCAGCCGTTCAAAACAAAGGCTGTGGACAAAAGGAGAGGAGAGTGGTAACTTCCTCACGCTCGTAGACCTGCGGGTAGACTGCGACAACGATACTCTTCTTATCAAGGTAAACCCTGCGGGTGTAGTATGCCATACAGGTGCGGACACCTGTTGGGATGAAAAGAATATCTCCAACGATTTTCTGTCCAAACTGGAAACCGTCATCAACGACCGGAAGAACAACCCTTCTGACAGCTCTTATACTTCCAAACTCTTCGCCAGGGGTATCAATAAGATTGCCCAGAAGGTAGGGGAAGAAGCGGTAGAAGTGGTGATCGAAGCAAAGGATGACAGTGAAGAACTGTTCCTGAATGAATCAGCCGATCTGCTGTTCCATTACCTGGTATTGCTCAGTGCCAAAGGCTACCAACTGTCTGACGTACTGGGGATATTGCAGCAAAGACATAAGTAA
- a CDS encoding TlpA disulfide reductase family protein: MKRLTVICAAGVLCSLSITAQQVSGSLKGAEGKKLYLYSDDDNNPKDSLVIKEDGKFTFNTDATKAPAVNALVLESVNNPLLFVTGKEKTSYVLTAADFPIATSMKGSADDKAMQEYQKAFAPLLKRAGELNAEAKGINPDDEAAKQAFRDKAGKFSDEVIATGKKLVKDHPKEIASIWVLMNELRSRLSPEDFEALYTSLDAGLKETKYGKSAGKYLHDLKGETEVVEAEDFEQTDVNGNKVKLSSFRGKYVLVDFWASWCGPCRQENPNVVKAYNKFKDKNFTILGVSLDQDKESWVAAIKHDNLDWTQVSDLKGWGNEAARLYNINGIPANLLIDPKGRIIARNLRGAALEEKLAQILK; this comes from the coding sequence GTGAAAAGACTTACTGTTATCTGCGCCGCAGGCGTACTATGCTCACTTTCCATCACTGCACAGCAGGTATCCGGTTCCCTGAAGGGAGCGGAGGGCAAAAAGCTGTATCTCTATAGTGATGACGACAACAATCCGAAGGATTCCCTCGTCATTAAAGAAGATGGCAAGTTTACCTTTAATACCGATGCGACCAAAGCACCAGCGGTGAACGCCCTGGTACTGGAATCTGTGAATAATCCCCTGTTGTTTGTAACAGGTAAAGAGAAGACTTCTTATGTGCTCACGGCTGCTGACTTCCCGATTGCGACTTCTATGAAGGGTAGTGCGGATGACAAAGCCATGCAGGAATACCAGAAGGCCTTTGCTCCCTTGCTGAAACGTGCGGGAGAACTGAATGCAGAAGCCAAAGGCATTAATCCTGACGATGAAGCTGCCAAGCAGGCTTTTCGTGATAAAGCAGGTAAATTCAGCGATGAAGTAATTGCCACCGGAAAGAAGCTGGTAAAAGACCATCCAAAGGAAATAGCCAGCATCTGGGTATTAATGAATGAGTTGCGTAGCCGTTTATCTCCTGAAGACTTTGAAGCATTATATACTTCTCTCGACGCGGGGCTGAAAGAAACCAAGTATGGCAAATCAGCGGGTAAGTACCTGCATGATCTGAAAGGTGAAACAGAAGTGGTTGAAGCAGAAGACTTTGAACAGACCGATGTAAATGGCAACAAAGTAAAGCTGTCTTCTTTCAGAGGTAAATATGTGTTGGTAGATTTCTGGGCCAGCTGGTGTGGACCTTGCCGCCAGGAAAACCCGAATGTGGTAAAAGCTTATAACAAATTCAAAGACAAGAACTTCACTATACTTGGGGTGTCTCTGGACCAGGATAAGGAAAGTTGGGTAGCTGCTATCAAGCATGATAACCTGGACTGGACACAGGTATCGGACCTGAAGGGATGGGGTAACGAAGCTGCCCGGTTGTACAACATCAACGGGATCCCTGCGAACCTGCTTATAGATCCAAAGGGTCGGATAATAGCCCGCAACCTGAGAGGGGCGGCGCTGGAAGAGAAGCTCGCCCAGATACTGAAATAA
- a CDS encoding TlpA disulfide reductase family protein yields the protein MKSVILAAALLSPVVLVAQDKKNEQPFTIEGSVAQLQKPAKVYLSIRNSSKNKLDSAEVKDGKFSFTGSLEEPMMASLLLKVQDPSAPELTGPVKKDILTVFLDKGKMNISAQDSISKATVTGSKANDDFKQLNENLKDVSSQMQELQQQYRQLYMAKDEEGMKKLEPKFDELEANQKTILGDYLKSNSSSPIALFVLNQYAGYEINPTEITPVYNKLSKTLRTSPSGKEFATRLESARKTAIGQPAMDFSQPDADGKQISLASYKGKYVLVDFWASWCGPCRAENPNVVKAYSRFKDKGFDILGVSLDDKKDKWLAAVQADNLPWTHVSDLKGWKNVVAEQYGIRAIPQNLLLDPKGVIIAKNLRGDALEKKLEEVIK from the coding sequence ATGAAGTCAGTAATATTGGCCGCGGCGCTATTGTCGCCCGTGGTCTTAGTTGCGCAGGACAAGAAAAATGAGCAACCCTTTACCATTGAGGGATCTGTCGCGCAACTGCAAAAGCCAGCTAAAGTTTATCTGAGTATCCGTAATTCAAGTAAGAATAAACTGGATAGTGCAGAAGTAAAAGATGGTAAATTCTCCTTTACAGGTAGTTTGGAAGAGCCGATGATGGCCAGCCTGCTGCTAAAAGTACAGGATCCGTCGGCACCTGAGCTCACAGGACCGGTAAAAAAGGATATCCTGACCGTATTCCTGGATAAGGGAAAGATGAACATCTCTGCACAGGATTCTATCAGCAAAGCGACCGTGACAGGTTCCAAAGCGAACGACGATTTTAAGCAGCTGAATGAGAACCTGAAAGATGTAAGCAGCCAGATGCAGGAATTACAACAGCAGTACCGGCAGTTGTATATGGCGAAGGATGAAGAGGGAATGAAGAAGCTGGAGCCTAAATTTGATGAACTGGAAGCTAACCAGAAGACGATTCTGGGCGATTACCTCAAAAGTAATAGTAGTTCCCCGATAGCATTGTTTGTACTGAACCAGTATGCTGGTTATGAAATAAACCCTACCGAGATCACGCCTGTATATAATAAGCTGAGTAAGACATTGCGCACAAGCCCTTCCGGAAAAGAATTTGCAACAAGACTGGAATCTGCCCGTAAAACCGCGATAGGGCAGCCAGCGATGGACTTTAGTCAGCCTGATGCCGATGGCAAGCAGATTAGTCTGGCTTCATATAAAGGTAAGTATGTGTTGGTTGATTTCTGGGCGAGCTGGTGTGGTCCTTGCCGTGCTGAAAATCCGAATGTAGTGAAGGCTTATAGCCGGTTTAAAGATAAAGGGTTTGACATTTTAGGCGTGAGCCTGGATGATAAAAAGGATAAGTGGCTGGCGGCTGTGCAGGCAGATAACCTGCCATGGACACATGTAAGTGATTTGAAAGGGTGGAAGAATGTGGTGGCAGAGCAGTATGGGATCAGGGCGATTCCCCAGAATTTGCTGTTGGATCCGAAGGGGGTGATTATAGCTAAGAACCTTCGTGGTGATGCACTCGAAAAGAAATTAGAAGAAGTAATTAAATAG